In a genomic window of Roseiflexus castenholzii DSM 13941:
- a CDS encoding ABC transporter ATP-binding protein, with product MNDLPAIETIDLSRSFGPVHAVYRLNLMVAAGRIHGLLGPDGAGKTTTLRLLCGALRPDSGRAIVAGIDVARDPEGVRQRIGYMPQRFSLYGDLTVLENLRFYADAYSVPHAERATLLNRLLGFSRLEPFRNRRADELSGGMRQKLALACALIHHPQILLLDEPTTGVDPVSRREFWDLLHEAVHDRGMTVLLTTPYMDEAERCHEVSFMRAGDLLAHGTPRELQRLVPGAVLEIRAEPRHAAETVIRALPEVRDVHVFGDRLHVIAAPGFDDAMLHQTLTDAGVTLHAIRPVSPGMEDIFLYLQRERRSQ from the coding sequence ATGAACGACTTGCCCGCCATCGAAACCATTGACCTGAGCCGCTCGTTCGGTCCGGTGCATGCGGTCTATCGCCTGAACCTGATGGTGGCAGCGGGGCGGATCCACGGTTTGCTCGGACCGGATGGCGCCGGCAAGACGACCACCCTGCGCCTGCTCTGCGGTGCATTGCGCCCCGACAGCGGACGCGCAATCGTCGCCGGGATCGATGTGGCGCGCGATCCAGAGGGCGTGCGGCAACGCATCGGCTACATGCCGCAACGCTTTAGTCTGTACGGCGACCTGACCGTGCTCGAAAATCTGCGCTTTTACGCCGACGCCTATAGCGTCCCACACGCGGAACGCGCCACGTTGCTGAACCGACTGCTCGGATTCAGCCGCCTGGAGCCGTTTCGCAACCGACGCGCCGATGAACTCTCCGGCGGAATGCGCCAGAAACTGGCGCTGGCATGCGCGCTCATCCATCATCCACAGATACTGCTGCTCGACGAACCCACCACCGGCGTCGATCCGGTATCGCGGCGTGAATTCTGGGATCTTCTCCACGAAGCGGTTCACGACCGCGGCATGACGGTGTTGCTCACCACGCCATATATGGATGAAGCCGAGCGCTGCCACGAGGTGAGTTTCATGCGCGCCGGCGATCTGCTGGCGCACGGGACGCCGCGCGAACTCCAGCGCCTCGTGCCCGGCGCCGTGCTGGAGATCCGCGCCGAGCCGCGCCACGCAGCAGAAACCGTCATCCGGGCGCTTCCCGAAGTGCGCGATGTTCACGTCTTCGGTGATCGTCTTCACGTGATTGCCGCACCAGGGTTCGATGACGCAATGCTGCACCAGACCCTCACAGACGCAGGCGTGACGCTGCACGCCATTCGCCCGGTATCACCCGGCATGGAGGATATCTTCCTGTATCTGCAACGAGAGAGGAGATCGCAATGA
- a CDS encoding alpha/beta fold hydrolase: MMIHPREYTLAGPEHAPAIVLIHGARMTRALWQPQIDALGASLRVIAPDLPGHGALAHVPFSLDAAVSQIATVIDTVADGRAIVCGLSLGGYVALAFGARHPQRTTALVLSGCTFAFHGLPGRLIGAPYVAVTRFATRTFSPLLARAEERTLRKTYPAALAEPIIARGFFYRFYADISAALLDFDPLPALRACDMPVLLLNGANDRFFRRDEHSYLRALRQGRLRLIENASHLANLDQPEAYTTALRDFVSEVVAVQ, translated from the coding sequence ATGATGATACACCCACGTGAGTACACGCTTGCCGGTCCTGAGCATGCGCCGGCAATCGTCCTGATCCATGGCGCACGCATGACGCGTGCGCTCTGGCAACCGCAGATCGACGCGCTCGGCGCTTCCCTGCGCGTGATCGCTCCCGATCTGCCGGGGCATGGCGCGCTGGCGCACGTGCCGTTTTCCCTCGATGCCGCCGTATCGCAGATCGCAACCGTCATCGACACGGTAGCAGACGGGCGGGCGATTGTCTGCGGTCTGTCGCTGGGGGGATATGTGGCGCTGGCGTTCGGCGCCCGACACCCACAGCGCACAACGGCGCTGGTGTTGTCCGGTTGTACGTTCGCGTTCCACGGGCTGCCCGGTCGTCTCATAGGAGCGCCCTACGTCGCCGTCACCCGCTTTGCGACGCGCACCTTCTCGCCGTTGCTGGCGCGCGCCGAGGAACGCACGCTGCGCAAGACCTACCCCGCAGCACTGGCGGAACCGATCATCGCGCGCGGCTTCTTCTACCGCTTTTACGCCGATATTTCCGCCGCACTGCTCGACTTCGATCCGCTGCCCGCATTGCGCGCCTGTGATATGCCGGTGCTGTTGCTCAACGGCGCCAATGATCGCTTCTTTCGACGCGATGAGCACTCCTACCTGCGCGCCCTGCGTCAGGGTCGGCTGCGCCTGATCGAAAACGCATCCCACCTGGCGAACCTTGATCAACCGGAAGCGTACACCACGGCGTTGCGCGATTTTGTATCCGAGGTTGTAGCCGTGCAATGA